One part of the Microcoleus sp. FACHB-672 genome encodes these proteins:
- a CDS encoding glycosyltransferase — MRLIHTLSWYFPDTSGGCEVYVDGLVQGLCAYGITGTVAASRHGTQEAVYRHNGVEVYRYPLYPQPTKAQQRQQLLPSGFEYFSRWLEAHPADIYHQHSWRFGCGLHHLRLARQLGMPAIVTVHLPEAVCLRGTMMLHGQTACDGWIDPARCGHCIGVPERVSPALARALSYVPLRVGTATESELLNSDSIRLRQLARAVGIPPWVRRHRHLLLEMANLADRIVAVCQWLYDALLINGVPEEKLVLCRQGVGDAGSRTIARRNRHPDDPLRIGFLGRWQDTKGAQVLAGAIERLPAHIPVELVIHGMVHGEADKVNRDLVLAIAQKDPRIQVAEKLSREEVPAAVAGFDLLAVPSQGFETGPLVVLEAHAVGTPVIGSDVGGVNELVHHGVDGWLVPAADVNAWSEAIAQLATDVGLLPKLRQGIKPVRTMEDAVADMAKVYEDVIGHGA, encoded by the coding sequence ATGCGATTAATTCACACCCTTAGCTGGTATTTTCCCGATACTTCTGGCGGCTGTGAGGTTTATGTGGATGGACTGGTACAGGGGTTGTGTGCTTATGGCATCACCGGCACGGTTGCGGCTTCTCGCCACGGAACACAGGAAGCAGTTTACCGGCACAACGGGGTAGAAGTCTATCGCTATCCCCTCTATCCCCAACCAACGAAAGCCCAGCAGCGTCAGCAGTTGCTCCCAAGCGGGTTTGAATATTTTTCGCGGTGGCTAGAGGCGCACCCAGCAGATATCTATCACCAACATTCTTGGCGTTTTGGTTGCGGGTTACACCATCTTCGGTTAGCGCGTCAGTTGGGGATGCCGGCTATCGTGACGGTTCATCTGCCGGAGGCGGTGTGTCTACGCGGTACGATGATGTTGCACGGGCAAACGGCTTGCGATGGCTGGATCGATCCGGCACGCTGTGGGCATTGTATCGGGGTTCCAGAACGGGTGTCGCCGGCATTGGCGCGGGCGTTGAGTTATGTTCCTCTCAGGGTGGGAACGGCGACGGAAAGCGAATTATTGAATTCTGATTCAATTCGGCTGCGGCAGTTAGCAAGAGCAGTTGGGATTCCGCCTTGGGTGCGCCGGCACCGGCATCTACTTTTAGAAATGGCGAATTTGGCTGATCGAATTGTGGCGGTGTGCCAGTGGCTTTATGATGCGTTGTTAATTAATGGGGTGCCGGAAGAAAAATTAGTGCTGTGCCGGCAAGGCGTTGGGGATGCCGGCAGCCGGACGATAGCGCGGCGCAACCGGCATCCAGACGATCCGCTCAGGATAGGCTTTTTAGGACGCTGGCAAGACACAAAGGGCGCACAAGTGCTCGCGGGGGCGATTGAGCGTTTGCCGGCACATATCCCTGTCGAACTGGTGATTCATGGCATGGTGCATGGGGAGGCGGACAAGGTGAATCGGGATTTGGTGTTGGCGATAGCGCAAAAAGATCCTCGCATTCAAGTTGCCGAGAAGCTTTCACGAGAGGAAGTGCCGGCAGCGGTTGCTGGTTTCGATTTGCTGGCTGTCCCCTCCCAAGGGTTTGAAACCGGGCCATTAGTGGTTCTGGAAGCTCATGCGGTTGGGACGCCCGTAATTGGTTCGGATGTGGGGGGTGTCAATGAGTTAGTCCATCACGGTGTGGATGGTTGGCTGGTGCCGGCGGCTGATGTGAATGCGTGGAGTGAAGCGATCGCTCAGTTGGCGACGGATGTCGGTCTTTTGCCTAAACTGCGCCAGGGGATAAAGCCGGTGCGGACGATGGAGGATGCTGTAGCAGATATGGCCAAAGTCTATGAAGATGTAATTGGGCATGGGGCATAG
- a CDS encoding glycosyltransferase family 4 protein: MTKKLKVSILSPTLSKGGLDRAYLLGQVLRELNYEVAILGFLFGECIYPLPPAELPVDSVPGAIYPQLFTSAKQLLKKIDGDIIYAVKPKPTSFGIALLKKISTRRPVVLDIDDWELSWCGGDEWRYRPSLKQLARDILKQDGALRDASHPVYLQWMEKLVQRANAITVDTHFLQQRFGGIYLPNGKDTSLFDPAKFNSEASRVRYGLANYRVLMFPGAPRPHKGLEDVLMALDRLNQSDLRLVIVGGNPYDDYDDKLISRWGRWIVKLPPAPMDQMPEIVAAAHVVVVPQRDTVTARAQFPIKLTEGMAMAKPVLATRVGDIPEILSETGYLAAPGCPEELAEKIQYIFQDFKTANIQGMKARNRCLERYSVPAMASILSKVLASL; the protein is encoded by the coding sequence ATGACTAAAAAGTTAAAGGTTTCCATCCTCTCGCCTACTTTATCTAAAGGTGGCCTTGACCGAGCTTATTTGCTGGGTCAAGTGTTGCGAGAATTAAATTATGAAGTGGCAATTCTAGGCTTTTTATTTGGAGAATGTATTTATCCACTTCCCCCTGCCGAGTTGCCGGTTGATTCGGTTCCCGGCGCAATTTATCCGCAACTGTTCACTTCAGCTAAGCAACTTCTCAAAAAAATTGATGGAGATATTATTTATGCGGTAAAACCCAAACCTACGAGCTTTGGCATCGCTTTACTCAAGAAGATTAGCACTCGCCGGCCTGTTGTTCTCGACATTGACGATTGGGAACTCAGCTGGTGTGGGGGAGATGAGTGGCGCTATCGTCCTTCCTTGAAACAGCTAGCTAGAGACATCCTGAAGCAAGACGGTGCTCTCAGAGACGCCTCTCATCCAGTTTATCTACAGTGGATGGAGAAATTGGTACAGCGTGCCAATGCCATCACGGTAGACACACACTTCCTACAACAGCGCTTTGGTGGTATTTATCTACCCAATGGGAAAGATACTTCACTGTTTGACCCTGCTAAATTTAATTCAGAAGCAAGCCGAGTCCGCTATGGGTTGGCGAATTATCGAGTGCTGATGTTTCCGGGTGCACCACGCCCCCATAAGGGGCTTGAGGATGTTTTGATGGCACTTGATCGGCTGAATCAATCTGATTTAAGACTGGTGATTGTTGGCGGCAATCCCTATGATGACTACGATGATAAGCTGATTTCACGGTGGGGGCGCTGGATTGTCAAGCTGCCGCCTGCGCCGATGGATCAGATGCCCGAAATTGTGGCAGCGGCACACGTTGTCGTTGTTCCCCAGCGGGATACGGTTACAGCTCGCGCTCAATTTCCGATTAAACTAACGGAGGGTATGGCAATGGCAAAGCCGGTTTTGGCAACACGTGTGGGTGATATTCCTGAAATCTTATCTGAAACCGGCTATCTCGCGGCTCCGGGCTGTCCAGAGGAACTCGCTGAGAAAATTCAATATATCTTTCAGGATTTTAAAACAGCAAATATTCAAGGCATGAAAGCTAGAAATCGCTGCCTAGAACGCTACAGTGTGCCGGCAATGGCCTCTATTTTATCCAAAGTTTTGGCATCTTTGTAA
- a CDS encoding ABC transporter ATP-binding protein produces the protein MVANNLILKFTRNYPKEIILTIILGFSGAFFNGVSTTLIVPIVFSLLNQAIDLKGAPPIIQTLMYPFAGVPESYRLIVMASTIVFAIALKNAASYASILVSTSLTRSLTADLREAGLKLLLDVDIDFYSKMKVGDLINRLGAEVNRTANAISTTIQILITSITVLVFVLLLLAISWELTLASTVLLSLVILVNQYAIARSRFFGRLLSEASKSYSVRVLETLSGIRLVKATSNEETEYEQIKHLIREREKADFQSEANYAAIAPLTEVTSIIALLLIVFLGRTFFADELRSISTVLLTYLLVLFRLLPLISQLNSSRSQLANNSASVDVVDDFLRRDNKHFMVNGTLPYRKLREGIHFKQLSFAYPDHHDLVLKDIDLFLPQGTTLALVGGTGAGKSTLAELLPRFYDPTEGRILIDGVDLRQFDLKALRPAMGIVSQDTFLFNDSVRHNIAYAKPNATEEEIIEAANRANAYEFIVDLPEGFNTIIGDRGVLLSGGQRQRIAIARALLQNPEILILDEATSALDTVTERLVQLALEELSRNRTTLVIAHRLSTVQKADQIAVIDQGRVVEVGSHDELVRKGGYYTRLYSLQFLEQVTRDEALIRASYEVRTRLNPMIGFLKLLVDDMIDSQEEREELLKESYHSATCILKIIELIEDHVRMRIRS, from the coding sequence ATGGTAGCCAATAATTTAATCCTAAAATTTACCAGAAACTATCCTAAGGAAATAATCTTAACGATAATTCTTGGCTTCTCAGGTGCTTTTTTTAATGGCGTGAGTACAACCTTAATTGTGCCGATTGTATTTAGCCTTTTAAACCAAGCCATTGATTTAAAAGGAGCGCCGCCGATTATCCAAACTTTGATGTATCCCTTTGCCGGGGTTCCTGAAAGCTATCGTTTAATCGTGATGGCTAGCACAATTGTCTTTGCCATTGCTTTAAAAAACGCGGCTTCCTATGCCAGTATTTTAGTTTCGACATCACTAACCCGGAGTCTGACGGCTGATTTACGAGAAGCCGGTTTAAAGTTATTACTAGATGTAGATATCGATTTTTATTCCAAAATGAAAGTGGGAGATCTGATCAACCGCTTGGGGGCAGAAGTCAACCGAACGGCTAATGCGATCAGCACCACCATCCAAATTTTAATTACATCTATCACTGTTTTAGTTTTCGTTCTGTTGCTGCTAGCAATTTCCTGGGAACTCACCCTCGCTTCCACGGTGTTACTATCTCTAGTAATTTTAGTAAATCAGTACGCCATTGCCCGTTCCCGATTTTTTGGCCGGCTACTGTCAGAGGCATCTAAATCCTATTCTGTGAGAGTGTTGGAAACTCTCAGTGGAATTCGGCTGGTGAAAGCAACGAGCAATGAAGAAACAGAATACGAACAAATTAAGCATTTAATTCGGGAACGAGAAAAAGCAGATTTTCAATCGGAAGCGAATTATGCAGCCATTGCACCGCTAACTGAAGTAACCAGTATTATCGCTTTATTATTAATTGTATTTTTAGGTAGGACTTTTTTTGCAGATGAGTTGAGGTCAATTTCAACCGTTCTCCTCACATATTTATTAGTGCTGTTTCGACTTCTACCGCTGATTTCTCAACTTAATAGTTCTCGCAGCCAACTGGCTAATAATTCCGCTAGTGTGGATGTAGTGGATGACTTTCTGCGGCGCGATAATAAACATTTTATGGTGAATGGCACGCTGCCCTACAGAAAGTTACGTGAAGGCATTCATTTCAAACAACTCTCTTTTGCTTATCCCGATCATCATGATTTGGTTCTCAAGGATATCGATCTATTTCTTCCGCAGGGAACAACCTTAGCTTTAGTTGGCGGAACGGGTGCCGGTAAGTCAACTTTAGCAGAACTTTTACCCAGATTTTACGATCCCACAGAAGGCCGCATTTTGATAGATGGCGTTGATTTGCGGCAGTTCGATCTCAAGGCATTAAGACCGGCAATGGGTATTGTTAGTCAGGATACATTTTTGTTTAATGACTCCGTCCGCCATAATATTGCCTATGCTAAGCCTAATGCCACGGAAGAAGAAATTATTGAAGCGGCAAATCGCGCAAATGCTTATGAGTTTATTGTGGATCTGCCAGAAGGTTTCAATACTATTATTGGTGATCGCGGGGTGCTCCTATCTGGAGGGCAGCGTCAGCGAATAGCAATTGCCCGCGCTTTACTGCAAAACCCGGAAATATTAATCTTAGATGAAGCGACAAGTGCTTTAGATACGGTGACTGAACGCCTTGTCCAGTTAGCCCTTGAAGAACTGTCTCGGAATCGCACAACTTTGGTGATCGCCCACCGGCTTTCAACCGTGCAAAAAGCCGATCAAATTGCTGTCATCGATCAAGGACGGGTTGTTGAGGTGGGTTCTCATGATGAACTGGTTCGCAAAGGTGGTTATTACACGCGTTTATATTCTCTGCAATTTCTAGAACAAGTAACGCGCGATGAAGCTTTAATTCGAGCTTCTTATGAAGTTCGGACTCGCCTGAATCCGATGATTGGTTTTCTGAAGTTGTTGGTTGATGATATGATCGATTCTCAAGAAGAACGAGAGGAGTTACTAAAGGAATCCTACCACTCTGCTACGTGCATTTTGAAAATTATTGAGTTAATTGAAGATCATGTGAGAATGCGGATTCGTTCGTAA
- a CDS encoding glycosyltransferase family 10 domain-containing protein, translating into MTPKVVGMVTSYPAMFTNKPLAASQSDWLWHQTPHNFGKWGNIQMLANAPEPDFLLLYQFEFPRSRKKTWKGHLKSQVTRLWQPASNPEQDIIAQFRGVPKERIISLLREPPLEEYAAVYQENYEASKKYCGYVSSPDDLAPAPDYMPAIWYIGNSFRELSEMGSPEKIKPCSWVTSGVDRSANHLRRLDFLKMLQEQGLDFDLYGRNLPDWAKNYGALSNKWHAMAPYYYNLAIENYADNDWYVTEKLWDALLAWCLPIYYGGPAADKLLPPGSFIRLPSLDQKGLEFIKEITSTPDYWYAARDAIAEARQIILNELNLLNWLSNFVGKVSS; encoded by the coding sequence ATGACCCCAAAAGTTGTCGGCATGGTAACAAGCTATCCAGCGATGTTTACCAATAAGCCACTGGCAGCTAGCCAGAGTGATTGGTTATGGCATCAAACCCCCCATAACTTTGGCAAGTGGGGCAACATTCAAATGTTAGCAAATGCCCCAGAACCCGATTTTTTACTGCTCTATCAGTTTGAATTTCCGCGTTCGAGAAAGAAAACTTGGAAGGGACATTTAAAGTCTCAGGTAACGCGCTTGTGGCAGCCGGCTTCCAATCCAGAACAAGATATTATTGCTCAATTTCGAGGAGTTCCCAAAGAGCGCATCATTTCTTTACTCAGGGAACCACCTTTAGAAGAATATGCAGCAGTTTATCAAGAAAATTATGAAGCATCAAAAAAGTATTGCGGTTATGTTTCTTCCCCAGATGATTTAGCACCGGCACCCGATTATATGCCGGCAATTTGGTATATTGGCAACTCTTTTCGAGAACTTAGTGAAATGGGTTCCCCAGAAAAAATAAAACCTTGCTCTTGGGTAACATCAGGAGTTGATCGTAGTGCCAACCATCTGCGGCGTTTAGATTTCTTAAAAATGTTGCAAGAGCAAGGTTTAGATTTCGATCTTTATGGGCGTAATTTGCCAGATTGGGCAAAGAACTATGGGGCATTGAGCAATAAATGGCACGCGATGGCTCCCTATTACTACAATTTAGCCATTGAAAACTATGCTGACAACGATTGGTATGTCACCGAAAAACTTTGGGATGCGCTGCTAGCTTGGTGCTTGCCAATTTATTATGGAGGGCCGGCTGCTGATAAGCTACTACCACCGGGGAGTTTTATCCGCCTACCCAGCCTTGATCAAAAAGGATTGGAATTTATTAAAGAAATCACCTCCACCCCAGATTACTGGTATGCAGCGAGAGATGCCATTGCGGAAGCAAGACAAATTATTTTAAACGAATTAAATTTACTCAATTGGCTGTCAAACTTCGTTGGCAAAGTTTCATCATAA
- a CDS encoding AarF/ABC1/UbiB kinase family protein, translated as MGQHKIEVARGLAPLRRYDPKAIDNYYRFRPWLVIWRAIKIIWFFAGFVLGLQWDRWQTQSAENKSQRAEQLRHILTDLGPTFIKVGQALSTRPDLIHKDFLEELIKLQDQLPPFPNEIALRILETELDRSVVECFSQLSDNPVAAASLGQVYRGRLHTGEEVAVKVQRPNLKPTLTLDLYLMRWAAGWLGPWLPLNLGHELTLIVDEFGIKLFEEIDYLNEGRNAEQFASNFYNNPSVKVPAIYWRYSTQHVLTLEWIDGFKLTDTQRIQEAGLNTDALIRTGVEAGLQQLLEHGFFHADPHPGNLFALADGRMAYIDFGMMDQLEQSTKETLVDSIVHLIDQNYASLAEDFVKLGFLTPDTDIMPIMPALESVLGDIIGESVGNFNFKTITDRFSELMYDYPFRVPAKFALIIRSLVTQEGLALTLNPDFKIVEVAYPYVARRLLTGESPELRRRLIEVLFKDGKLQWERLENLIEIARGDKSFDLLPTAQLGLQYLLSDEGNFLRRQLLLALTEDNRLHTEEVQRIWNLVKEDLQPNRLLNAALGALAEFSTEGAASKIPAFQSWRSQKPLF; from the coding sequence GTGGGTCAGCACAAAATCGAGGTGGCGCGAGGTCTTGCGCCGCTGCGGCGCTACGATCCGAAAGCGATTGACAACTATTATCGCTTCCGTCCCTGGCTAGTCATCTGGCGTGCTATTAAAATCATCTGGTTCTTTGCCGGCTTTGTCCTAGGTTTGCAGTGGGATCGATGGCAGACCCAAAGCGCAGAAAATAAGTCGCAAAGAGCAGAACAGCTGCGACATATACTGACTGATCTGGGTCCTACATTCATTAAAGTCGGTCAAGCCCTTTCTACCCGACCCGACCTTATTCACAAAGACTTTTTAGAAGAACTGATCAAGCTACAGGATCAGTTGCCGCCATTTCCCAATGAAATTGCTTTACGCATTCTTGAGACAGAACTTGATCGTTCAGTCGTAGAATGCTTTAGCCAATTGTCCGATAATCCAGTTGCTGCGGCTAGCTTGGGTCAAGTTTATCGCGGACGCCTCCACACCGGCGAAGAAGTCGCGGTGAAGGTACAGCGCCCGAATTTAAAACCAACACTGACCCTTGATCTTTATTTAATGCGTTGGGCTGCCGGCTGGCTTGGTCCTTGGCTGCCTCTCAACTTAGGGCATGAGCTCACCTTAATTGTTGACGAATTTGGCATCAAGCTTTTTGAAGAGATTGATTATCTTAACGAAGGGCGTAACGCCGAACAATTCGCAAGTAATTTTTACAATAACCCAAGTGTCAAAGTTCCAGCGATTTACTGGCGCTACAGCACCCAGCACGTCCTAACACTTGAGTGGATTGATGGCTTTAAACTGACGGACACTCAACGAATTCAAGAAGCTGGTCTTAACACTGATGCTTTAATTCGCACGGGTGTGGAAGCCGGCTTGCAACAGCTATTAGAACACGGATTTTTCCACGCTGACCCCCATCCAGGTAACTTGTTTGCCTTGGCAGATGGCCGAATGGCTTACATCGACTTCGGCATGATGGATCAGCTAGAGCAAAGCACCAAAGAAACCCTTGTGGATTCAATCGTGCATCTTATTGACCAAAACTACGCTTCATTAGCTGAAGATTTTGTCAAGTTAGGATTTTTAACGCCCGACACTGATATTATGCCAATCATGCCGGCTTTAGAATCAGTTTTGGGCGATATTATCGGCGAAAGTGTGGGGAATTTCAACTTCAAAACCATCACTGATCGCTTCTCGGAATTGATGTATGATTATCCCTTCCGAGTGCCGGCAAAATTTGCCCTAATTATTCGCTCCCTTGTGACACAAGAAGGGTTAGCACTTACCCTCAATCCCGATTTCAAAATTGTAGAAGTTGCCTATCCCTACGTGGCGCGGCGTCTGCTTACCGGCGAATCTCCTGAACTTCGTCGCCGGTTAATTGAAGTGCTGTTTAAAGATGGCAAACTCCAGTGGGAGCGGCTAGAAAACTTAATTGAAATTGCGCGAGGAGATAAAAGCTTTGATCTGCTCCCCACCGCTCAGTTGGGATTGCAGTATCTTCTCTCCGATGAAGGTAATTTTTTGCGCCGGCAACTGCTGCTTGCCCTCACAGAAGATAACCGACTCCACACCGAAGAAGTGCAACGGATTTGGAACCTTGTTAAAGAGGATTTGCAGCCCAATCGCCTCTTAAACGCCGCGCTGGGCGCTTTGGCGGAATTCTCTACAGAGGGTGCTGCTTCCAAGATCCCCGCATTTCAAAGCTGGCGATCCCAAAAGCCCCTATTCTAA
- a CDS encoding phycobilisome protein, translating to MRTINSTLEELANESEGRYLTKTELQPVQRYLKTFSVRLKTYDIIRERADKLVNLALRKFMSLQPEVMRKHGSRCQYDMSEVMRYIALAVLRDDERFFKESLIFWQANILTAYRQNGACVVAYRCLQETLNEYLPAQAYQLIEPYISIIMQTLDLPPKLMASAQRASAS from the coding sequence ATGCGTACAATTAACTCCACGCTTGAAGAGTTAGCGAATGAAAGTGAAGGGCGCTATCTAACGAAGACAGAACTTCAGCCGGTGCAGCGCTATCTAAAAACTTTTTCGGTGCGGTTAAAAACCTATGACATTATACGAGAGCGGGCAGATAAATTGGTGAATCTGGCGCTAAGAAAATTTATGTCTCTTCAGCCAGAAGTGATGCGGAAACATGGGAGCCGGTGTCAGTATGATATGAGCGAAGTAATGCGCTATATCGCCCTCGCCGTGCTACGAGATGACGAGCGGTTTTTCAAAGAAAGTTTAATATTTTGGCAGGCAAATATTCTCACAGCTTATCGTCAAAACGGGGCTTGTGTAGTGGCTTATCGCTGCCTTCAAGAAACACTAAACGAATATTTGCCGGCACAGGCATATCAGTTGATAGAACCTTACATCTCTATCATTATGCAAACGCTAGATTTGCCGCCAAAACTGATGGCAAGTGCCCAAAGAGCGAGTGCGAGTTAA